Proteins encoded within one genomic window of Argiope bruennichi chromosome 7, qqArgBrue1.1, whole genome shotgun sequence:
- the LOC129976039 gene encoding alpha-tocopherol transfer protein-like: MEMDNSRSEFLRYDTTDTNDPVTVKNMQEINETEETRARCLEILRRDLKRVKDLEPCLDEIFLSPFMRVSKYDTAKAFQRVIKYYQQLDVYLDIYKKFSFPLQEAESIRHLKLSPYRCADNSFLLFGKAAIDYRKYTFAHRFYLELVTSHNFIQNPVNQICGGTFVFDYEGMDIHGYLAFTPSWTRVFVDSLLNTYPCRVKAMHVVNMPSFFPLILKVLNQFLPKKIKNRVFFHAKKNDWKDLHASISPEILPEKFGGKLKEDELVNIMHDLKAEEEKFLSFFAYGNIKTKKDRLSMKVFQ, from the exons atggAAATGGATAATTCAAGATCTGAATTTTTGCGTTATGACACAACTGATACAAATGATCCTGTCACagtaaaaaatatgcaagaaataaatGAGACAGAAGAAACTAGAGCTAGATGTCTTGAAATACTTCGCAGagacttaaaaa ggGTGAAGGATCTTGAACCATGTTTGGATGAGATATTTCTGTCGCCTTTTATGAGGGTATCTAAATATGATACCGCGAAAGCATTTCAGCGAGTTATCAAGTACTACCAACAGTTAGACGTGTATCTAGATATCtacaagaaattttcttttccccTTCAAGAAGCTGAAAGTATACGTCATTTGAAGTTATCTCCTTATAGATGTGCGGATaactcatttttactttttggaaaagcag CAATTGACTACAGAAAATACACTTTTGCTCACCGCTTCTACCTAGAATTAGTCACATCTCACAACTTCATACAAAATCCAGTCAATCAGATATGCGGGGGAACATTTGTTTTTGACTATGAAGGAATGGACATCCATGGTTATCTAGCTTTTACACCTTCCTGGACTCGCGTGTTTGTCGATTCGTTATTg AATACCTACCCTTGTCGAGTGAAAGCCATGCATGTGGTTAATATGCCTTCGTTTTTTCCACTAATATTAAAAGTTCTTAATCAATTTCTaccgaaaaaaattaagaatcga gtattttttcatgcaaagaaaaatgattgGAAAGATCTACATGCATCCATTTCTCCCGAGATTCTTCCTGAAAAATTTGGCGGGAAATTGAAAGAAGACGAGCTTGTCAATATTATGCATGATTTAAAAGCCGAAGAAGagaaatttcttagttttttcGCTTATGGTAATATCAAAACAAAGAAAGATAGATTATCCATGAAAGTGTTTCAATAA